One stretch of uncultured Desulfovibrio sp. DNA includes these proteins:
- a CDS encoding diguanylate cyclase has protein sequence MLAVQGFLVQKALLSYKFEFSVRGRNLMVFGIGLSILSLAWKFCVAIIAPSEVMSIFLTTPAQVTLYIVTFISLIMVSNGFALMAKERSDAALRKAALLDRLTGCWNRVRIEEILQQEMARMHRYGHPVTLLMLDLDNFKRINDQFGHIAGDEVLRGVGRLLCTDIRATDVPGRWGGEEFVVVLPSSTFFDAVTLAEHIRDHLEKLHFSFNARVTVSIGVAACRATDTMEEWMQRADMALYRAKVSGRNQVRVEDLDGSISNFICSPSSALRLQWSETYECGHEEIDRQHRNLFATVNNLLQLDSSGADKKAITAAVEGLLADTVEHFQFEEHILNQIGYPDAPSHLQAHQRLLDRANILLAQFQRDGAGLAALLRFMIYELTAQHIMIDDRCFGKIDATAPGTPAPSHAADHG, from the coding sequence ATGCTGGCTGTTCAGGGTTTTCTGGTGCAAAAGGCACTGCTGAGCTACAAGTTTGAATTCTCTGTGCGTGGGCGCAACCTGATGGTATTTGGCATTGGGCTATCAATCCTCTCGCTTGCGTGGAAATTCTGTGTAGCCATTATTGCCCCCAGTGAGGTAATGAGCATTTTTCTGACCACACCGGCGCAGGTAACACTGTACATTGTCACATTTATTTCTTTGATCATGGTATCAAACGGCTTTGCGCTCATGGCAAAGGAGCGCTCAGATGCGGCCTTGCGTAAGGCGGCCCTGCTGGACAGACTGACCGGCTGCTGGAACCGTGTACGCATTGAAGAGATTTTGCAGCAAGAGATGGCGCGCATGCACCGCTATGGGCATCCGGTTACGCTGTTGATGCTGGATCTGGACAACTTCAAGCGTATCAACGACCAGTTCGGCCACATTGCTGGCGATGAGGTGCTGCGAGGGGTTGGCAGGTTGCTGTGTACAGACATACGCGCAACTGACGTGCCGGGACGCTGGGGCGGAGAAGAATTTGTTGTGGTTTTACCCTCCTCCACTTTTTTTGATGCCGTAACCCTCGCGGAGCACATACGCGATCATCTTGAAAAACTGCATTTTTCTTTTAATGCAAGAGTTACAGTAAGCATTGGCGTGGCAGCCTGTCGGGCAACTGATACTATGGAAGAATGGATGCAACGGGCAGATATGGCTCTGTACAGAGCTAAAGTTAGTGGCCGCAATCAGGTCAGGGTGGAGGATCTGGACGGCAGTATCAGCAATTTTATTTGCAGCCCTTCAAGCGCATTGCGCCTTCAGTGGAGCGAAACATACGAATGCGGGCATGAGGAGATTGACAGGCAGCACCGCAATCTGTTTGCAACAGTCAACAACCTGCTGCAACTGGACAGCTCCGGCGCTGACAAAAAAGCAATTACCGCCGCCGTTGAAGGCCTGTTGGCGGACACGGTGGAGCATTTTCAGTTTGAGGAGCACATCCTGAACCAGATCGGATACCCGGATGCGCCCTCGCACTTGCAGGCGCATCAGCGCCTGCTGGACAGAGCCAACATCCTTCTGGCCCAGTTTCAGCGCGATGGTGCAGGCCTTGCGGCCTTGCTCCGTTTTATGATTTACGAACTCACAGCCCAGCATATCATGATTGACGACAGGTGCTTTGGCAAAATTGACGCTACAGCGCCTGGAACGCCCGCCCCGTCGCATGCTGCTGATCATGGCTAA
- a CDS encoding carbamoyltransferase encodes MPRAILGISAYYHDSAAVLLVDGKIVAAAHEERFSRIKHDSGFPSHAAAYVLREGGLNIADLEAVAFYDKPYLKFERLLETYNGFAPAGLRSFLSAIPVWIKEKLFMRSMLREAIAKLGPGSPKMLFPEHHLSHAASAFYPSPFDRAAILTIDGVGEWATTTIGLGENASIRILKEQQFPHSLGLLYTAFTAYCGFKVNSGEYKLMGLAPYGDGDMELVGRLKKAICDSLVDIREDGSLLLNMEYFDYATGLRMYKRDKWERLLGIPPRDAESEICQEYMALALAIQQVTEDIVLKLAHTARELTGCDNLVMAGGVALNCVANGLLIRSGIFKNVWIQPASGDSGGALGAAQAAWHIWGGNERPSPNGIDAMQGSYLGPEFSRNDILRVARRFDAPYTEYTNLEELYSTVAQHLADGSVVGWFQGRMEYGPRALGDRSILGDPRRPEMQKKLNLKIKFREGFRPFAPSVLEEYCAEWFDLDAKSPYMLVCAPVAQKHRTQLPENVRELPLYDRLYLQRSTVPAITHVDWSARIQSVSRSTNPRYWGLIDTFRREQGCPMVVNTSFNVRGEPIVCTPLDAYTCFMRTEMDFLVLGDMIFDKRNQPEWQEKIDFKSMFTLD; translated from the coding sequence ATGCCCAGAGCCATTCTTGGCATTTCTGCCTATTATCACGACTCCGCAGCCGTGCTGCTGGTGGACGGTAAAATTGTGGCAGCCGCTCACGAAGAGCGCTTTTCACGCATCAAACACGATTCCGGATTTCCCAGCCACGCAGCTGCCTACGTGCTGCGCGAGGGCGGCCTGAATATTGCCGATCTTGAGGCAGTGGCTTTTTACGACAAGCCCTACCTCAAGTTCGAGCGCCTGCTTGAAACCTACAACGGCTTTGCCCCGGCTGGCCTGCGCAGCTTTCTTTCCGCAATCCCCGTCTGGATCAAGGAAAAGCTGTTCATGCGCTCCATGCTGCGCGAGGCCATCGCCAAGCTCGGCCCCGGCTCGCCCAAAATGCTTTTTCCTGAGCACCATCTTTCGCACGCTGCCAGCGCCTTTTATCCTTCGCCCTTTGACAGGGCCGCCATCCTGACCATTGATGGCGTTGGCGAATGGGCAACCACCACCATTGGCCTTGGCGAGAACGCCAGCATCCGCATCCTTAAAGAGCAGCAGTTCCCCCACTCGCTGGGCCTGCTCTACACGGCTTTTACCGCGTACTGCGGCTTCAAGGTCAATTCGGGCGAATACAAGCTCATGGGGCTTGCTCCGTACGGCGATGGCGACATGGAGCTTGTAGGCAGGCTCAAAAAAGCCATCTGCGACAGCCTTGTGGACATTCGCGAAGACGGCTCCCTACTGCTGAATATGGAATACTTTGACTATGCCACTGGCCTGCGCATGTACAAGCGCGACAAGTGGGAAAGGCTGCTGGGTATTCCCCCTCGCGATGCGGAGAGCGAAATCTGTCAGGAATACATGGCCCTGGCGCTGGCTATCCAGCAGGTGACGGAAGACATCGTGCTCAAGCTGGCCCACACAGCCCGCGAGCTGACCGGCTGCGACAATCTGGTCATGGCGGGCGGCGTGGCCCTGAATTGCGTTGCCAATGGCCTGCTGATACGCAGCGGCATCTTCAAGAATGTATGGATTCAGCCCGCCTCCGGCGACTCTGGCGGGGCACTGGGCGCTGCGCAGGCTGCCTGGCATATCTGGGGCGGCAACGAGCGTCCATCCCCCAACGGCATTGATGCCATGCAGGGATCCTATCTTGGGCCGGAGTTTTCGCGCAACGACATTCTGCGGGTTGCGCGCCGTTTTGACGCGCCCTATACCGAATACACCAACCTCGAAGAACTGTACTCCACAGTAGCCCAGCACCTGGCAGACGGCTCTGTGGTTGGCTGGTTTCAGGGCCGCATGGAATATGGCCCTCGCGCCCTGGGCGACAGATCAATTCTGGGCGACCCCAGAAGGCCCGAAATGCAAAAAAAGCTGAACCTCAAGATCAAGTTTCGCGAGGGATTCCGCCCTTTTGCGCCTTCTGTGCTTGAAGAATACTGCGCCGAATGGTTTGATCTTGACGCCAAGTCCCCCTACATGCTGGTGTGCGCTCCTGTGGCGCAGAAGCACCGCACGCAATTGCCGGAAAACGTACGTGAGCTGCCGCTCTACGACAGGCTGTATCTGCAACGCTCCACGGTCCCGGCCATCACGCATGTGGACTGGTCTGCCCGCATCCAGAGCGTTTCGCGCAGCACCAATCCCCGTTACTGGGGGCTGATAGACACGTTCCGGCGTGAGCAGGGCTGCCCCATGGTCGTCAACACCAGCTTTAACGTGCGCGGCGAACCCATTGTCTGTACGCCGCTGGATGCGTATACATGCTTTATGCGCACAGAAATGGACTTTCTTGTGCTTGGTGACATGATTTTTGACAAGCGCAACCAGCCAGAGTGGCAAGAAAAGATAGACTTCAAGTCTATGTTCACCCTCGACTGA
- a CDS encoding DUF5989 family protein — protein sequence MDFLKDLLQFFMQRKKFWLLPLVLVLLLFGVLVVMTSGSAIAPFIYSVF from the coding sequence ATGGATTTTCTTAAAGACCTGCTGCAATTTTTTATGCAGCGCAAAAAATTCTGGCTGCTTCCCCTTGTGCTCGTTCTGCTGCTGTTTGGCGTGCTTGTAGTGATGACCAGCGGCTCGGCCATAGCGCCCTTTATTTACTCTGTTTTTTAA
- a CDS encoding SxtJ family membrane protein: MQHRKLHFGFFPAAVSNKECADTAMAMTLICLLAVMFTRSLTLLPLALGLLLAGMVWPRLYSPLAKIWLGLSLLLGSVMSRLLLSVIFFVVVTPLALVMRLFGHDPMRRKGWKKSTDSTFVSRDHTFEAKDLEHPF; the protein is encoded by the coding sequence ATGCAACACCGCAAACTACATTTCGGCTTTTTTCCTGCTGCCGTGAGCAACAAGGAATGCGCCGATACCGCTATGGCCATGACATTGATATGTCTGTTGGCTGTCATGTTCACCCGGTCGCTCACCCTGTTGCCCCTTGCTCTGGGGCTGCTGCTGGCGGGCATGGTCTGGCCCCGCTTGTACTCGCCCCTGGCAAAGATCTGGCTGGGCCTTTCCCTGCTGCTTGGCTCCGTCATGTCGCGTTTGCTGCTGAGCGTCATATTTTTTGTTGTGGTGACCCCGCTGGCGCTTGTCATGCGCCTTTTCGGGCATGACCCCATGCGCCGCAAAGGCTGGAAAAAGAGCACGGATTCCACCTTTGTTTCGCGCGACCATACCTTTGAAGCAAAAGATCTGGAACATCCTTTTTAG
- a CDS encoding SGNH/GDSL hydrolase family protein yields MLIAMLEVASYFYIKYINTNIQMPSYSLVNVNSKFWTFSDEHFGVWHHPSSTYLHKKACFTAQYASNALGMRDKERTMDADQPRVVILGDSFIEGWGNSSEDRLSNLLEASTGKEVLNFGTSGGFGTIQEWLQYKHMVKQFRHDVVLLGILPRNDFEDNSLDFYYTQDTDDYRPYLVGDYPDYKLFYPVKKLPQPTKVQALVKSFKLSLLEWSCLYRVAIYLNDFKIENMKLVPRWTPENTGDPSGGSMYYSVPENEWNIMRYSLEQLVAEAGNRKVILFTIPAYQDFEHYDGKEPPLARKLRELAGRTGATYVDLMPAMLARGVKYPDLYFSCDKHWNAFGNAVAADILEPYVRAALQSSPAARGN; encoded by the coding sequence ATGCTGATAGCCATGCTTGAGGTGGCATCCTATTTCTACATCAAGTATATAAACACAAACATTCAGATGCCGTCTTACAGTCTGGTGAACGTTAACAGCAAGTTCTGGACGTTCAGCGACGAGCATTTTGGCGTATGGCACCACCCTTCATCCACATATTTGCACAAAAAGGCCTGCTTCACGGCCCAGTACGCTTCCAATGCCCTTGGCATGCGCGACAAGGAGCGCACCATGGATGCAGACCAGCCGCGCGTTGTTATTCTAGGCGATTCTTTTATTGAAGGATGGGGCAACAGCTCGGAAGACAGGCTCTCCAACCTGCTTGAGGCTTCGACCGGCAAGGAAGTGCTCAATTTTGGCACTTCCGGCGGTTTTGGCACCATTCAGGAATGGCTGCAATACAAGCATATGGTTAAACAGTTCAGGCATGATGTTGTTCTGCTGGGTATTCTGCCCCGCAATGATTTTGAAGATAACAGCCTGGATTTCTACTACACTCAGGACACGGACGATTACCGCCCATATCTGGTTGGCGATTATCCTGATTACAAGCTTTTTTACCCGGTTAAGAAGCTGCCCCAGCCGACTAAGGTTCAGGCCTTGGTCAAGAGCTTCAAACTCTCCCTGCTGGAATGGAGCTGCCTGTACCGGGTTGCTATTTATCTGAATGATTTCAAGATCGAAAACATGAAGCTTGTCCCCCGCTGGACACCTGAAAATACCGGTGATCCTTCGGGCGGCTCCATGTACTATTCTGTGCCCGAGAACGAATGGAACATCATGCGCTATTCACTGGAGCAGCTTGTGGCCGAAGCGGGGAACCGCAAGGTTATTCTGTTCACCATCCCTGCCTATCAGGATTTTGAACACTATGACGGCAAGGAGCCGCCCCTTGCCCGCAAGCTGCGCGAACTGGCCGGGCGCACCGGCGCGACTTATGTGGACTTGATGCCTGCCATGCTTGCACGCGGCGTCAAATACCCCGACCTGTATTTCAGTTGCGACAAGCACTGGAATGCCTTTGGCAACGCTGTTGCCGCAGACATTCTTGAGCCGTACGTGCGGGCCGCCCTGCAATCATCCCCCGCTGCAAGAGGAAACTGA